TTTGGTGCCGGATGTTCCTCACCAGATAAACATGAAGTAGTTTCCAACGGCTTGTCTATGTTTTTCCCAAATGCTTTTATCAGTGTAGATCATGACATGATCGGATCGGCATACGCAACCTGTGGAGATGAAAAAGGCCTGACTTGCATTTTAGGAACAGGATCTAACATTTCATATTTTGATGGGCAGGTACTGCACACCGGTAAAAATGGCATGGGTTATGTTTTGGGTGATGAAGGATCAGGCACCTGGTTCGGTCGCAAACTCATTACCAGCTATTTGTATGGCCATATGCCTGCCGAATTGGGCAAGGCTTTTTTTGCGGAGCACCAGGTAGATAAAGAAACTGTAATTACCAATGTATACCAGCAGCCCTCACCTAATGTATACCTGGCCGGCATCAGCAGGTTTATGGCAAACCACAGGGCGCACCCTTTCATCATTCAAATCTTAAAGCAGGGTTTTCAGGAGTTTGTAGATACGAATATCAGAGATTATACGGACTATAAAAGTCTAGAGTGTCATTTTGTTGGCTCAATCGCTTATTTTTATCAGGACATCTTAAGAGCAGTTTGTGCGGAGAATGGTGTCAAAGCAGGAAACATTCTTCAAAAGCCAATTGAGGGTATTTACAATTATATTCTTAAAAAAGAAGGATTACTGGTTAAGGATTAGGGAAATTTGTACTTTCGGTTTAAGTTTGATTCCGGCAATATGACCAAAAGTTCCTTTCTAAAGTACACTTTACCATTTTTTACGGCATGGATTGGTTTGACTGCCGGTTTAAATGCACAGGTAAACAATCCACGTGTAACCAATACCGCATTTCTGGAAAAAAACGGGATTGAGCTAAGAGAAAAAAGCACAGCACAAAGAACTGTTGCTTTGGCCAGGGCTAAAGAAAAAGGCTGGCCAGTATCCATAAGGAGGCAAAATGGGCGTATCTTGGTGTTACAGCGTATTGACGCACTGGGCTTACCCATATATTATGCAACCGACAACAATGCCCTTTCTGCCATTACCACAGGAACAAATACCTTATATACAGGAGGAAGTTTAGGACTGTCATTGAGCGGCAGTAGCTTAACAGGAACAAAAGCTGCTTTATGGGATGGCGGTGCTGTGCTAACCAACCATATTGAATTTGGCACCGGAAGGGTTGAAATTAAAGATAATACCACCGCTACCTCTACACACTCTACTCACGTTGCCGGAACAATGATAGCTTCGGGCATCAATGCTGCAGCCAGAGGAATGGCTTATGCATTGCCTAAATTATCTTCTTTTGATTTTACCAACGACAATGCTGAAATGTCTGCCAACGCCGCCACCTTATTGATTTCCAATCATTCTTATGGCGTGATTGCTGGCTGGGACCTGAATACAGATGTATCGCCACAACGCTGGGAATTTTATGGTAGAGCGGGCGCCAATGAAGATTATAAATTTGGCTATTACGACGATGATGCCGCAGCCTGGGATAGGATTTGCTACAATGCGCCTTACTACCTACCCGTTAAATCTGCCGGAAACAACCGCTCCGTTAATGGTCCTGCTGTTGGCGCAACTTATTACAGATACAATACGGCTGGGACATTTATCAACGCAGGACCTCGCCCCACCGGGATCAGCAGTAACAACGGCTATGACATCATCTCTACTTCCGGCAATGCAAAAAACATATTAACCGTAGGTGCAATTGGACCACTTAGTGGCGGGCCAGCATCAGCATCTACAGCAGCCATTACATCATTTAGCAGCTGGGGGCCTACAGACGACGGACGGATTAAGCCGGATCTGGTAGGTAATGGCTCTAATGTAACTTCTACCAGCGATGCCAGTGTAAATGCCTATATTACCTATTCAGGGACTTCTATGGCCGCTCCTAACGTGAGTGGGTCTCTGCTCCTGCTGCAAGAATTATATAGCCAGAAGAATAATG
The nucleotide sequence above comes from Pedobacter sp. MC2016-14. Encoded proteins:
- a CDS encoding N-acetylglucosamine kinase, with product MILVADSGSSKTDWMGYSPEGTISFSTTGINPYFLTAQDIYRLFSKKKDVAAYADQVKEIYFFGAGCSSPDKHEVVSNGLSMFFPNAFISVDHDMIGSAYATCGDEKGLTCILGTGSNISYFDGQVLHTGKNGMGYVLGDEGSGTWFGRKLITSYLYGHMPAELGKAFFAEHQVDKETVITNVYQQPSPNVYLAGISRFMANHRAHPFIIQILKQGFQEFVDTNIRDYTDYKSLECHFVGSIAYFYQDILRAVCAENGVKAGNILQKPIEGIYNYILKKEGLLVKD